A genomic window from Paenibacillus sp. FSL K6-0276 includes:
- the hpt gene encoding hypoxanthine phosphoribosyltransferase codes for MQNDIQEVLITEEELQQKIKELGRTLSEEYAGRTPLVICVLKGAFIFMADLVKAITVPVEMDFMAVSSYGASTKSSGVVKIIKDLDVSVEGRDILIVEDIIDSGLTLSYLIELLRNRNAASINVVTLFDKPSGRTVNLEARYTGFVLPDEFVVGYGLDYAERYRNLPYVGVLKPEIYSN; via the coding sequence TTGCAAAATGATATTCAAGAAGTCTTGATCACCGAAGAGGAACTTCAGCAGAAAATTAAGGAGCTCGGTCGAACACTGAGCGAAGAATACGCAGGTCGTACCCCTTTAGTCATTTGTGTACTAAAAGGCGCGTTTATATTTATGGCAGATCTGGTTAAAGCCATTACAGTACCTGTTGAGATGGATTTCATGGCAGTATCCAGCTATGGAGCATCCACCAAGTCCTCTGGTGTTGTCAAAATTATTAAGGATTTGGATGTATCGGTAGAAGGCCGCGATATCTTGATCGTTGAAGATATTATTGACAGTGGCCTTACGCTCAGCTATTTGATTGAGCTGCTCCGCAACCGCAATGCTGCTTCTATCAATGTGGTTACCTTGTTTGATAAGCCATCAGGTCGTACGGTTAATCTTGAAGCCAGATACACAGGCTTCGTGTTGCCAGACGAATTTGTAGTGGGCTACGGATTGGATTATGCCGAGCGGTATCGGAACCTCCCATATGTGGGAGTACTGAAGCCTGAGATTTATTCCAATTGA
- the tilS gene encoding tRNA lysidine(34) synthetase TilS yields the protein MEQMNGLVESVLESAAEHELWAPHDTIVVAVSGGPDSVALLHVLHEISLNVMPLTLICAHVNHGFRPESKEEAELVRGMTEQLGLPFELAEFDIPSLVKESGLGPEGTAREKRYEFLIDTAHRYGARSVALAHHADDQAETVIMRLLRGSGLSGLSGIKWKRTEKKVELIRPFLRINKTALLGLCQNEGFTYAEDATNLLTKYKRNAVRLEVLPFLERYNGRVRQSLVQLAEIAGAEDEFMEASAVKCFEELVSEGEGKYTFNRASFAAIPSALQRRLIKLILNYLSADLSALDFSKIESVRRGTLQSYPTTWSLDLGGGLTCVRQYDIILFSSKPTQQQASYTYRLFLPESKLKLEEIGKVMSMAVLERENFFVQGEDYGKMSAWFDRDELVFPLTIRSRLPGDTIRVMGLNGSKKVKDIYIDDKIPAAERSMIPLVCDGLGNIVWIPGVRRSMHAAVGRHTTSVLLLSLAELDDREGT from the coding sequence ATGGAGCAAATGAATGGACTGGTGGAGTCAGTATTGGAGTCAGCAGCTGAGCATGAGCTGTGGGCGCCCCATGACACCATTGTAGTCGCAGTTTCCGGCGGCCCGGATTCTGTGGCTCTTTTGCATGTTTTGCATGAAATATCTTTAAACGTTATGCCACTTACCTTAATATGCGCTCATGTGAATCATGGATTTAGACCGGAGTCGAAGGAAGAGGCAGAGCTAGTACGTGGTATGACTGAACAATTGGGACTGCCCTTTGAGTTAGCCGAATTCGATATTCCCTCTTTGGTCAAAGAAAGTGGACTCGGTCCTGAAGGGACAGCACGCGAGAAGCGATACGAATTTCTGATTGATACCGCACACCGGTATGGGGCGCGCTCCGTTGCTCTGGCTCATCATGCGGATGATCAGGCAGAAACGGTGATTATGCGTCTATTGCGAGGAAGCGGTTTATCGGGACTGTCCGGTATCAAGTGGAAAAGAACAGAAAAAAAGGTGGAACTCATTCGTCCATTCCTACGTATTAACAAAACGGCTCTTCTTGGGTTATGTCAGAATGAAGGTTTCACCTATGCCGAGGATGCCACTAATCTGCTGACGAAATACAAGCGGAATGCTGTTCGATTGGAAGTTCTTCCTTTTCTTGAAAGGTATAATGGCAGAGTGAGGCAGTCACTTGTTCAGCTTGCGGAAATTGCGGGAGCTGAGGATGAATTTATGGAGGCATCTGCGGTAAAATGCTTTGAGGAGCTGGTTTCGGAAGGGGAAGGGAAATATACCTTTAACAGAGCTTCATTTGCGGCCATACCCTCCGCTTTACAACGGCGTTTGATTAAACTAATATTAAATTATCTGTCGGCGGATCTATCCGCTCTTGATTTCTCCAAGATTGAATCTGTACGTCGGGGAACGCTGCAGAGCTATCCCACCACCTGGAGTTTGGATTTAGGTGGAGGCCTGACTTGTGTGCGGCAATATGATATCATCTTGTTCTCGTCCAAGCCCACGCAGCAACAGGCAAGCTATACATATCGTCTGTTTTTACCGGAATCCAAGCTAAAATTGGAGGAAATAGGTAAGGTGATGTCGATGGCGGTGCTGGAGAGAGAAAACTTTTTTGTACAGGGGGAGGATTATGGGAAGATGTCGGCTTGGTTTGACCGTGATGAACTGGTCTTTCCACTGACGATTCGTTCCCGATTGCCTGGAGATACCATAAGAGTCATGGGATTAAACGGAAGCAAAAAGGTAAAAGATATTTATATTGATGATAAAATACCTGCTGCTGAACGCTCAATGATCCCCCTCGTTTGTGATGGTTTGGGCAATATCGTCTGGATTCCGGGCGTAAGACGCTCGATGCATGCCGCAGTAGGGCGGCACACGACCTCGGTACTTCTATTGTCTCTAGCAGAGCTGGATGACCGCGAAGGAACTTAA
- the nadA gene encoding quinolinate synthase NadA — MEALALERKQEQNRELRIRLEQLKKERNAIILAHYYQRDEIQEVADFRGDSFLLAQKAAETDAEVIVFCGVHFMGESAKILAPNKTVLIPDERAGCPMADMVNVDGLRKLKAQHPNAKVVTYINSSAEIKAETDICCTSANAVKVIESLDAEEIIWVPDKNLGQYVQDQTGKKLIIWEGYCNTHDMLTVKDVVEMRAKYPEAEFVVHPECRPEVVAMGDYVGSTTSILEYCRKSDRKQFIVGTEDGTGYQLRKDSPDKEFHFATKFLVCPNMKVNNLKKLVKCLETMKPQIYVPPAVADKARTSLERMLQVR, encoded by the coding sequence GTGGAAGCTCTGGCGCTTGAGCGCAAGCAGGAACAGAATCGAGAACTTCGTATACGTCTTGAACAGCTCAAAAAGGAACGGAATGCAATCATTTTGGCACATTATTATCAACGTGATGAAATTCAGGAGGTTGCCGATTTCCGTGGCGACTCTTTTTTACTCGCACAGAAAGCTGCAGAGACAGATGCAGAAGTTATCGTATTTTGCGGTGTTCATTTCATGGGGGAGAGTGCTAAAATTCTGGCCCCGAACAAAACCGTCCTTATTCCTGATGAACGTGCAGGCTGCCCAATGGCCGATATGGTCAATGTAGACGGTTTGCGTAAGCTTAAAGCTCAACATCCAAATGCTAAAGTGGTTACTTATATCAACTCGTCTGCGGAGATTAAAGCAGAAACCGATATCTGTTGCACCTCTGCCAATGCCGTGAAAGTAATCGAGTCCCTTGATGCTGAGGAAATAATCTGGGTACCCGATAAGAATCTTGGCCAATACGTACAAGATCAGACCGGCAAAAAACTGATCATTTGGGAAGGCTATTGCAACACTCACGACATGTTAACTGTTAAAGATGTAGTAGAAATGAGAGCGAAATACCCAGAAGCGGAATTTGTAGTACATCCAGAGTGCCGTCCCGAAGTAGTAGCCATGGGTGATTATGTAGGTAGTACCACATCCATTCTCGAATATTGCCGGAAATCGGACCGCAAGCAATTTATCGTTGGGACCGAGGACGGTACAGGATATCAGCTCCGTAAGGATAGTCCGGATAAAGAGTTCCATTTTGCTACAAAATTTCTGGTTTGTCCTAATATGAAAGTTAACAATCTAAAAAAACTGGTGAAATGCCTGGAGACGATGAAGCCACAAATCTATGTACCGCCTGCTGTCGCCGACAAAGCCAGAACTTCCCTAGAGCGCATGCTACAAGTCCGGTAG
- the nadB gene encoding L-aspartate oxidase: MIPQYLVDFDLRDIPTVKTDCIVIGSGIAGLFTAIKASEDRRVIMITKKSVMESNTRYAQGGIAAVIAEDDSPAYHRQDTLMAGAGLCSSTAVDALVNEGPDGVHELIRLGTLFDKKDGVLALTQEGAHSHRRILHANGDATGYEIVRALSEQVAEHENIEVWDDHYVIDLITEGGECVGALLQRPGGGRLFLQGDATILCSGGAGQLFRYTTNPEVATGDGVAIAYRAGAHIRDMEFIQFHPTALCYPGAPRFLISEAVRGEGAVLRNINGERFMERYHELLELAPRDIVARAIVSEMEITKSTFVYLDITHESPEMVKNRFPTIYETCMGYGLDITSDWIPVAPAAHYMMGGIKTDLNGESTIPRLFACGEVSSTGLHGANRLASNSLSEALVFGSRIIERIRKLSPLGRDVLSVSCNEGRVDSSTQAIVERRLKLQKIMVRYAGLRRNEETLSKGIEELKRQLPIFGSVLTKREEYEFANMLTCCLLVTESAIAREESRGAHYREDYPQRNDDQWRKHLLQIRELGIVEELSDDV, translated from the coding sequence ATGATTCCACAATATTTGGTTGATTTTGATCTTCGGGATATTCCTACAGTAAAGACAGATTGTATTGTTATCGGTTCAGGGATTGCTGGATTATTCACGGCTATTAAAGCTAGTGAAGATCGGCGTGTCATAATGATCACAAAGAAATCAGTAATGGAGAGTAATACTCGCTACGCACAGGGGGGGATCGCAGCTGTTATAGCTGAGGATGATTCCCCTGCTTACCACCGGCAGGATACCTTAATGGCTGGAGCAGGTCTTTGCTCATCAACAGCTGTCGATGCACTTGTTAATGAAGGGCCAGATGGAGTTCATGAGCTAATTCGGTTAGGCACTCTTTTTGATAAGAAAGATGGGGTACTGGCTTTGACTCAGGAAGGAGCGCATAGCCACCGTCGTATTTTGCATGCTAATGGAGATGCTACAGGTTATGAGATTGTTCGTGCACTATCTGAACAGGTAGCTGAACATGAGAATATTGAGGTGTGGGATGATCATTATGTCATTGATCTCATCACTGAAGGTGGAGAATGTGTAGGCGCATTACTGCAGCGGCCCGGCGGTGGACGGTTATTCCTGCAAGGGGATGCGACTATTTTGTGCTCCGGTGGAGCAGGACAATTATTTCGGTACACTACCAACCCTGAAGTAGCTACAGGAGATGGTGTGGCGATTGCCTATCGAGCCGGGGCTCATATACGAGATATGGAATTCATTCAATTTCATCCTACAGCACTATGTTACCCTGGAGCTCCTAGATTCCTAATCTCCGAAGCTGTGCGTGGTGAAGGGGCAGTATTGCGCAATATTAATGGAGAGCGGTTCATGGAACGCTATCATGAACTACTTGAGCTAGCCCCACGAGATATTGTAGCTAGGGCCATTGTAAGTGAAATGGAGATCACTAAGTCAACATTCGTCTATTTGGATATTACGCATGAATCTCCAGAAATGGTGAAGAATCGTTTCCCTACAATATATGAGACATGTATGGGCTATGGACTGGATATTACAAGTGATTGGATTCCAGTGGCTCCTGCTGCGCATTATATGATGGGGGGCATTAAGACCGATCTGAATGGGGAGAGTACGATCCCTCGCTTATTTGCTTGCGGGGAGGTCTCTTCCACAGGCTTACATGGGGCTAATCGATTAGCAAGCAATTCTTTATCGGAGGCGCTTGTCTTTGGAAGTCGCATTATTGAGCGGATTCGCAAATTATCCCCACTTGGACGTGATGTTTTGTCAGTTAGCTGCAACGAGGGCCGTGTTGATTCGTCAACTCAAGCTATTGTGGAACGCCGTTTGAAGCTACAAAAGATAATGGTTCGGTACGCCGGACTACGTCGTAATGAAGAGACCTTATCTAAGGGAATAGAGGAATTAAAACGACAGCTACCCATCTTTGGATCAGTATTGACTAAACGTGAGGAATACGAGTTCGCTAATATGCTGACCTGCTGTTTGCTCGTGACAGAGTCTGCTATAGCACGGGAAGAGAGTCGCGGGGCGCATTACCGTGAGGATTATCCGCAGCGAAATGATGATCAGTGGCGTAAGCACCTGCTTCAAATTCGGGAACTGGGAATAGTGGAGGAATTAAGCGATGATGTTTAA
- a CDS encoding type III pantothenate kinase: protein MMLAVDIGNTNIVLGVYRKRELLHHFRLSTARQSTVDEYGVLIHNLFQMSGISVKDVEGVIISSVVPPLVKTIVDMCIKYIGKDPLLVGPGIKTGLNLRYENPREIGADRIVNAVAAIEQYKCPLVVVDFGTATTFDCIDAGANYLGGAIVPGLGISTEALYQRASKLPRIELEKPKKVIGRNTVHAMQAGIIFGYAGQVEGIVKRIKIEMNAPELKVISTGGLASLIAGETDCIDEVNPMLTLEGLRIIYDRNQ from the coding sequence ATGATGCTTGCTGTCGATATCGGTAATACCAATATTGTTCTCGGTGTATACAGAAAGCGCGAATTGTTGCATCATTTTCGGCTAAGTACTGCGCGCCAATCGACCGTGGATGAATATGGAGTACTGATACACAATCTTTTTCAGATGTCAGGTATCTCTGTAAAAGATGTAGAGGGTGTAATAATATCTTCAGTAGTTCCACCTCTGGTTAAGACTATTGTAGATATGTGTATAAAATATATAGGCAAAGATCCATTACTCGTGGGACCAGGAATAAAGACGGGGCTTAATCTTCGCTATGAGAATCCGCGTGAGATTGGCGCGGACCGAATTGTTAATGCGGTTGCGGCGATTGAACAATACAAATGTCCGCTTGTTGTCGTTGACTTTGGTACGGCTACGACCTTCGACTGTATCGATGCAGGGGCTAATTATCTCGGAGGGGCGATTGTCCCAGGCCTTGGAATTTCTACAGAGGCATTATACCAGCGAGCATCGAAGCTGCCACGGATTGAATTAGAGAAGCCTAAAAAGGTCATCGGACGTAATACGGTGCACGCTATGCAGGCTGGCATTATTTTTGGGTATGCAGGCCAGGTTGAGGGGATCGTTAAGCGCATCAAAATCGAAATGAATGCTCCAGAACTGAAGGTTATTTCTACGGGAGGCCTCGCGTCGCTAATTGCGGGTGAGACGGACTGTATCGACGAAGTAAATCCTATGTTAACACTAGAAGGATTACGAATTATTTATGACCGTAACCAATAA
- the hslO gene encoding Hsp33 family molecular chaperone HslO, giving the protein MEKKKDRLIRGTAMNGKVRAFAVRTTELVEELRRRHDTYPTATAALGRTVTAAAMMGAMLKGREKLCIMVKGDGPIGQIVAESNALGEVCGYVHHPHIHLPSNSMGKLDVAGAVGTEGFIDIIKDLGMKEPYRGSIPIISGELGEDFTYYFAVSEQTPAAVGLGVLVDTDESVIVAGGFIVQLLPGLTDAEITEIEKAVGAMPSVTALLDQGLEPEEMLRFLLPDAVVMDELDINFACQCSRERVEQTLVSLGQDELERLIAEDEQAEVVCHFCNEAYVFNKDELQVILEQANS; this is encoded by the coding sequence ATGGAAAAAAAGAAGGATCGACTTATCCGTGGAACGGCTATGAATGGTAAAGTGAGAGCGTTTGCTGTTCGCACAACTGAATTGGTCGAGGAATTGCGGCGCAGACATGATACGTATCCGACGGCTACAGCCGCGCTAGGACGTACAGTTACCGCTGCAGCCATGATGGGCGCTATGCTCAAAGGTAGAGAGAAGCTATGCATCATGGTCAAAGGGGATGGACCGATTGGACAAATCGTCGCGGAGTCCAATGCGTTAGGAGAAGTGTGCGGTTATGTGCACCATCCTCATATTCACTTACCTAGCAATAGTATGGGCAAACTGGATGTAGCTGGAGCAGTAGGAACTGAAGGGTTCATTGATATTATAAAGGATTTGGGTATGAAAGAACCTTATCGGGGTAGTATTCCTATCATCTCAGGAGAACTTGGCGAAGACTTTACTTATTATTTCGCTGTTTCTGAGCAAACTCCAGCAGCAGTTGGCCTAGGTGTATTAGTTGATACCGATGAGTCGGTGATTGTAGCCGGAGGGTTTATCGTACAGCTTCTTCCAGGACTTACGGATGCGGAGATTACTGAGATTGAAAAAGCTGTAGGGGCTATGCCTTCCGTAACAGCACTTCTCGATCAGGGGCTGGAGCCAGAAGAAATGCTGCGTTTTCTTTTGCCGGATGCGGTGGTTATGGATGAACTGGATATTAACTTTGCTTGTCAATGTTCGCGTGAGCGGGTAGAGCAGACATTGGTTAGCCTAGGGCAGGATGAACTGGAGAGATTAATTGCAGAAGATGAACAGGCTGAAGTTGTATGCCATTTTTGCAATGAGGCTTATGTTTTTAATAAGGACGAATTACAGGTCATTTTAGAACAAGCGAACTCGTAG
- the nadC gene encoding carboxylating nicotinate-nucleotide diphosphorylase, which yields MMFNGYNEELVQSIKSWLREDVGSGDVTTQMTIPVGHESKGIIHAKEDGIICGIPIAELVFEIVDPTLSFTALVEEGQAVTKGTVIIEVEGSTHAILTGERLALNLMQRLSGVASRTASFVQALDGLPTRLVDTRKTTPGHRMLEKYAVRIGGGFNHRFGLYDAVMIKDNHIKGAGGIRQAVGRARKNIPHTMSIEVETENLEQVEEALVAGADIIMLDNMSNDMMKEAVSRIKSKAPHVKTEASGNVSLETVRGIAETGVDVISVGRLTYSFSSLDISLDLNAKKEGSSS from the coding sequence ATGATGTTTAATGGTTACAATGAAGAGCTAGTACAATCCATCAAGTCTTGGCTGCGTGAAGATGTTGGTTCCGGGGATGTAACAACACAGATGACAATTCCAGTCGGCCATGAGTCTAAAGGGATTATTCATGCCAAGGAGGACGGTATAATTTGTGGTATCCCAATTGCAGAGCTAGTTTTTGAAATTGTTGATCCCACGCTTAGCTTTACAGCCCTTGTAGAAGAAGGTCAAGCAGTGACAAAAGGGACTGTAATTATTGAGGTGGAGGGCAGCACACACGCAATTCTAACAGGTGAACGGCTTGCACTTAACTTGATGCAGCGCCTTTCGGGTGTTGCATCACGTACGGCTTCTTTCGTGCAGGCGCTGGATGGATTACCGACTCGCCTAGTGGATACTCGTAAGACAACCCCTGGCCATCGTATGCTGGAGAAATATGCAGTCCGAATAGGTGGGGGATTTAATCACCGTTTTGGTCTATATGATGCAGTTATGATCAAGGATAATCATATTAAAGGTGCGGGTGGTATTCGGCAGGCTGTAGGGCGTGCTCGAAAGAACATTCCACATACGATGAGCATTGAAGTGGAGACTGAAAATTTAGAGCAAGTAGAAGAGGCACTGGTAGCAGGTGCTGATATTATCATGCTCGACAATATGTCTAACGATATGATGAAGGAAGCTGTGAGTAGAATCAAATCCAAAGCTCCCCATGTCAAGACAGAGGCTTCTGGCAATGTATCGTTGGAAACGGTTCGCGGGATTGCAGAAACGGGTGTCGATGTGATTTCGGTAGGACGTCTTACGTACTCCTTCTCCAGTCTGGATATTAGTCTGGACCTTAATGCCAAGAAGGAAGGGTCCTCATCATGA
- a CDS encoding serine/threonine protein kinase, protein MSSNPSYPTGTLITGKWRGNRYVVERMLGRGANGTVYLVQREGRRERYALKIGYDTLDLQSEINVLTSLQSRRKRNEHRARRETPLSSYFLEADDFANGNNVPFYVMRYVEGKPLHHFLSKNGPDWLGLVGLGLLEKLRTLHECGFVFGDLKPENVMVSNYGKVELIDFGGASPKGRSVKQFTEWHDRGFWNAGSRTSDEGYDLFAFAVLCLRLLNEEGLKKAALQLPQTRSVDELFKLARNLPDKKLSSWICLALKGGFSGSADATEVWRNHIYSSRRKRPDSMDTPRWLKNAFALSLFVLAFTIYWVFRF, encoded by the coding sequence ATGTCGTCTAATCCGTCCTATCCTACTGGCACCTTAATTACCGGCAAATGGCGTGGAAACCGTTATGTCGTGGAGCGGATGCTGGGAAGGGGCGCGAACGGAACCGTATATCTTGTGCAAAGAGAAGGCAGACGGGAAAGGTACGCGCTAAAAATCGGATACGATACACTTGATCTCCAATCGGAGATCAATGTACTGACGTCGCTGCAATCGCGTCGGAAGCGCAACGAACACCGTGCTCGCCGTGAGACTCCATTATCTTCTTATTTTTTGGAAGCGGATGATTTTGCGAATGGAAATAATGTACCCTTTTATGTCATGCGGTATGTTGAAGGCAAGCCTTTGCATCATTTCCTATCGAAGAACGGACCGGATTGGCTAGGATTGGTAGGGCTTGGCCTACTCGAGAAGCTGCGAACATTGCATGAATGCGGATTTGTGTTTGGAGATTTAAAGCCGGAGAATGTGATGGTATCCAATTACGGTAAAGTGGAGCTGATCGATTTTGGAGGCGCAAGCCCTAAAGGCCGCAGTGTGAAGCAGTTTACCGAATGGCATGACCGTGGCTTTTGGAATGCAGGTAGTCGTACGAGTGATGAGGGTTATGATCTATTCGCTTTTGCTGTACTGTGCCTCCGTCTTCTCAATGAAGAGGGGCTCAAGAAAGCTGCGCTACAGCTGCCGCAGACAAGAAGTGTAGATGAACTGTTTAAGCTGGCTAGAAATCTACCCGATAAGAAACTATCTTCTTGGATTTGTTTGGCGTTAAAAGGAGGATTCTCCGGTTCAGCGGATGCTACAGAGGTCTGGCGAAACCATATTTACAGTTCGCGTCGAAAGCGACCTGACAGTATGGACACACCTCGCTGGCTCAAAAATGCTTTTGCATTATCCTTGTTCGTGCTTGCCTTTACGATTTATTGGGTATTTCGTTTTTGA
- the ftsH gene encoding ATP-dependent zinc metalloprotease FtsH encodes MNRFIRNSGFYLILFLVVVGIVQFVSNGNEAADFPRYDELRQEIKDNNVKDLTVQFEGNAFLVTGEYRELPADTKSKSFSTYIPPTDQALNELIEASDVNGIELTQKKMEGTSIWITFLSSIIPLVIMFILFFFLFNQAQGGGGKVMNFGKSKARLYNEEKKKISFEDVAGADEEKQELVEVVEFLKDPRKFAAVGARIPKGVLLVGPPGTGKTLLARAVAGEAGVPFFSISGSDFVEMFVGVGASRVRDLFENAKKNAPCIIFIDEIDAVGRQRGAGLGGGHDEREQTLNQLLVEMDGFGGNEGIIIVAATNRADILDPALLRPGRFDRQITVDRPDVKGREAVLKVHARNKPLTKDVRLDVVAKRTTGFTGADLENLLNEAALLAARRNRKDISMIEVDEAIDRVIVGTEKRSRVISDREKRIVAYHEAGHTIAGYFLEHADMVHKVTIIPRGRAGGYVIMLPKEDRMIVTKQELLDKVTGLLGGRVAEELFIGEIGTGAYSDFQQATRIVRAMIMEYGMSDKLGPMQFGSSQGQVFLGRDIGHEQNYSDSIAYEIDQEMQNFITSSYERCKELLLKHSKEMHLIANTLLEKETLELDQIRELIEQGFLSEDGKAEGGEGVALEVGEPVIDNIGDVRVRIQGKSEDTDSTLPNLSKEVPNKPESEGNDESDDENKGGGTSLT; translated from the coding sequence ATGAATCGGTTCATCCGGAATTCTGGTTTTTATTTGATTTTATTTTTAGTCGTGGTGGGTATTGTCCAGTTTGTGAGCAATGGAAATGAAGCCGCCGATTTCCCTAGATACGACGAGTTACGGCAGGAGATCAAGGACAACAATGTGAAGGATTTGACGGTTCAGTTTGAGGGTAATGCCTTTTTAGTTACAGGCGAATATAGAGAGTTGCCTGCCGATACTAAATCGAAAAGCTTCTCCACATATATTCCTCCTACAGATCAAGCTCTTAATGAATTAATTGAAGCCAGTGATGTTAATGGGATTGAATTAACTCAGAAGAAGATGGAAGGCACCAGCATTTGGATAACATTCCTTTCTTCCATTATCCCATTGGTAATTATGTTCATCTTGTTCTTCTTCCTGTTTAACCAGGCGCAAGGTGGCGGCGGTAAAGTCATGAACTTCGGCAAGAGCAAGGCTCGGTTATATAATGAAGAGAAGAAGAAAATCAGCTTTGAGGATGTTGCAGGGGCGGACGAAGAGAAGCAAGAGCTTGTCGAAGTCGTTGAGTTCCTGAAAGATCCGCGCAAATTTGCAGCTGTCGGTGCACGTATCCCTAAAGGCGTACTGCTTGTAGGTCCTCCGGGAACAGGTAAAACATTGCTTGCCCGTGCTGTAGCAGGTGAAGCCGGCGTTCCTTTCTTCAGTATTTCCGGTTCTGATTTTGTGGAAATGTTCGTGGGTGTCGGTGCTTCTCGGGTACGTGATTTGTTCGAGAACGCCAAGAAGAACGCGCCATGTATTATCTTCATTGATGAAATTGATGCTGTGGGTCGTCAACGCGGTGCCGGACTCGGTGGCGGACATGACGAACGCGAACAGACACTTAACCAATTGCTGGTTGAGATGGATGGATTCGGTGGTAACGAAGGCATTATTATTGTTGCGGCAACTAACCGCGCGGATATACTTGATCCTGCATTACTTCGTCCAGGACGTTTTGACCGTCAAATTACGGTTGACCGCCCTGACGTAAAAGGTCGTGAAGCTGTACTTAAGGTTCACGCTCGTAACAAGCCGCTTACGAAAGATGTAAGACTGGATGTTGTCGCTAAACGCACAACCGGATTCACGGGTGCTGATCTAGAGAATCTGCTAAATGAAGCAGCATTGCTAGCTGCACGTCGTAACCGCAAGGATATTTCCATGATTGAAGTGGATGAAGCTATTGACCGTGTTATCGTAGGTACTGAGAAACGCAGTCGTGTTATCAGTGACCGCGAGAAACGTATTGTAGCTTACCATGAAGCAGGCCATACTATAGCTGGTTATTTCCTTGAACATGCCGATATGGTGCATAAAGTTACTATTATCCCACGCGGACGTGCAGGCGGATATGTTATTATGCTTCCGAAGGAAGATCGGATGATCGTTACCAAGCAGGAGCTATTGGATAAAGTGACTGGATTACTTGGTGGACGTGTTGCCGAAGAATTATTTATTGGTGAGATCGGTACGGGCGCATACAGTGACTTCCAACAGGCTACGCGCATTGTGCGTGCTATGATTATGGAGTACGGTATGAGCGATAAGCTTGGACCTATGCAGTTCGGATCTTCTCAAGGTCAAGTATTCTTGGGTCGTGATATTGGGCACGAGCAGAATTATAGTGATTCCATTGCTTATGAGATTGATCAAGAAATGCAGAACTTTATTACTTCGAGCTACGAACGTTGTAAAGAGCTGTTGCTCAAACACTCTAAAGAAATGCACCTGATTGCCAATACGTTACTTGAGAAGGAAACACTTGAGCTTGATCAGATTAGAGAGCTGATTGAACAAGGATTCCTTTCCGAAGATGGTAAAGCTGAGGGTGGCGAAGGCGTTGCACTTGAAGTTGGTGAACCTGTCATTGATAATATCGGTGATGTGCGTGTTCGCATTCAAGGCAAGTCTGAAGACACTGATTCCACGCTTCCAAACTTATCTAAGGAAGTTCCGAATAAACCTGAATCTGAGGGTAATGACGAATCCGATGATGAGAATAAAGGCGGCGGCACTAGCCTTACCTAA